TCATTACCAATACTGTAAATAATTAAACTGGTGTACTACAGGCAGGGCACATTTTCCTGTCCTCTCCATATATTTATCTGGTATTTTATTAAAAGCCAAACACAGAGGAGGGGAGGCAAGAAGATAGAAGAATAGGGAACTTCATTTTGTTGGGTCCCTTGAGTTCAGTTGGATAAtgatcaaatcattctgaacaatCATGAGTTCAACCTGAGATGTAAGGAAAGAATATCTGGAactctacaagtagaaaagtgaccactttttgcaaggtaggatctgtgaagaagtgaatctgagggtatatatctgaagataaatggcagggggagggacccTCAGTAGGCCGGATACTGGAAGGTGATATAGCACCAGAGCATGAGATCagaacccttagaaatctgctccagtaAAAGACATCCCTGCCCGAAAGGTGCTCAGGTCACAAATGGTGCAGAATTCTAGGTGGAACCATGTGGTCCTAGGATCCCCAGAgtcacagaaagaacaggagaCTCTAGAGATCCCAAGCCCAAGACTCTAGAGATCCCAAGCATTGGACCAGGGAAATTGGTTAGGGTCAGTGAGCCCAGGAGGAGGATTTCAGTTCCATTCACCATAAACCATGAGCTGCAGCCTGATTAGGTAACCACTTTCTGTGTGGGGACCTTCCAAAGGACAGGAACATGGGGACCATCTGCCTTTCCCTAGGAGGAGCAGAGTGGATCCACACATGACCAGAGTGTAAAGGACATTAAAGGGGcaaccctctgccttcccccaggaGGATCAGTGTGGGCAAATACCACAGGAGTCAGCAGAGTTTGACACCAACAAAAGTGAAGACCGAGGGTTTACTGAATAGAGGGGACCATGATCTTTTGACTCTGGGGTTTTAGATCTGGtgccaccatttttattttaatcctctaGAGAGGTACAGAAaaccttcagggaacaaaagccacaaagAGTAACAAGAAAGAGCTTACACTGAGCTGGGTCCCCTAGCAAGGGGCAGTGCAACCCTGCCTAGGCAAAGACATGGAGAATCAGCACAGCAGGTCCCTCTCCCAGAAAACCAGCTGAAAGAAGAAGTGAATAGCATGTTTATGAACCTCACAGGACTGTAAAACTCTAGagctaggggaaaatagtatatagaatttgagggtttttttctttatgattcattTATCTGTCAGTTTGAcatctgacttttctttttttttttttttcttttttccttttcaactagtttcttattttatcaactctgatttttaggattttttttaactttcattttttacatttacatttaatagatatattcCTCATTTTTGGCTTCCATTCACTGTATTCAatcttattttgttatatatatagtgCTTTCTTTACATCTTTGTGTCTTCTAATACACGGACTAAAATGCACTCAGACCAAGTGGATCACCTTGTTTTGTTGATCCTatgagattatattctctctcactcccccttttcccccctctttttcttttcttttcttttatggattcTGACCTCTTTGGATTTTTCTGGTGTATATTTTGCTAGGGTTGTggtcaatattttttatttcattatcttgtttatccattcttctctgggaaaaatgacTAGATAGAGGaaatcacaacaaaagaaagaatcagagataaTACTGCCTGCCATAGATCTAATAGATATGGATTTGAGTAAAATGTCACAGCTGGAATTCAAGATAACAATTCTAAAGTTACCAGTTGGACttgaaaaaacataaaagacactagagaatctcttagtgCAGGAATGAGATGtaatcaggccaaaattaaaattgctctaaattggatactctaacagctagggtaaatgagacagaaaagagagtAAGTGACCTGGAAGTTATATTGATGGGGaggaagaaaactgagaaaaaaaggagaaaaatgactcATGGACCATAAGAGGAGAATTAGAAAAATCAGTGAtgccataaaatgaaacaatattggaatttggggagcagaaatcaatgaaatagaaaagataagaacactaaaacagatcaatgaaactagaaggtggtccttcaaagaattaataagatcaataaacctctggccagatttactcaaagaaaagaaaaagtgcccaaattaataaaatcatgaatggaagaggagagatcatgaccaatagtgaggaaatacagacaattgttagaacatattatgagcaactacatgccaacaaatctggaagaaatagatgcattcctagaaacttataacctaccacaactgaaacaggaagaaatagaaaacctgaacaagcCAATAAccaacaaggaaattgaagcagtatttaaaaacctcccaaaaaacaagagtccaggaccaaAGCCTTCCTgaggtaattctaccaaacatttaaagaaataacacctattattctgaagctgtttcaaagaacagaaagggaaggaaaacttccaaactcaatctatgaggccagcattaccttgatccccaaaccaaagaaccagtcaaaaaggagaattacagaccaatatccctaatgaaaaTTGATGCCAAAATTCTccccaagatactagccaataggatccaacattacCAGGTTATTCATCATGACAAAGtcggatttattcctgggatgcaaggtgttacaacattcacaaatcaatcaacatcatacatcatattaataaaagaaaggacaaaactCATCTGATCCTCTCATTTgaggcaggaaaagcatttgagaaaatactGCATCCTTCCCTAATTAAAACTCTCTATAGGAGCACCTACGTGGCTatgtcattgagcatctgccttccgctcaggtcatgatcccagggtactggattgagtcccgcatcaggctccctgctcagcaggaagccttcttctccctctcccattccccctgcttgtgttccttctctagttctctctctctctctttctttctgtcaaataaataaataaaatctttaaaaaataaaataaaataataaaactctatAGTGTAGGGAtcgaaggaacatacctcaatatcacaaaATACATCtataaaaacccacagcaaatattctcaatggggaaaaattaagagttcttcccttaaggtcaggaacatacaGGGAGGACCACATTGCCAccattattcaacatagtaccagaagtcctagcgtcagcaatcagacaatgaaaagaaataaaaacctcccaaaaaacaagagcccaggacctgacagattccctggggaattctaccaaactttcaaagaaatcatacttattctcctgaagctgtttcaaaatattgaagcagaaggaaaacttccagactctcttTATTTAGCTAGTTTTAccctggtccccaaaccaggcaaagaccgcaccaaaaaaaaatttcagaccaatatccctgatgaatatggatgctaagattctcaacaagatcctagctaataggatccaacagtacattaaaaatattatccaccatgaccaggtgggatttatccctgggatgcaggggtggttcaacatttgcaaatcaatcaatgtgatagaacaaatcaataagagaagagacaagaaccacatggccctctcaattgatgccagaaaaagcatttgacaagatgcagcatctgttcctgattcaAACGCTTctaaatatagggatagagggaacattcctcaacttcataaaatctatctatgaaaaacccacagcgaatatgaCCCtcatggggaaaagctgacagtcttccctttgagatcaggaacacaacaaggatgcccactctcaccactcttgttcaacatagtattggaagtcctagccatggCAATCagttgacaaagagaaaaaaaggtattcatattggcaatgaagaagtcaaactctctctcatagatgacatgatactttacatggaaaatccaaaatactccacccccaaactactagaactcatacagcaattcagtaatgtggcagaatacaaaatcaatgtacagaaatcagttgctttcttttacactaacaatgaaaatacaggaggGGAAATTAGAGAAAGGTTTCCATtaactatagcaccaagaaccataagttACCcgggaatcaacctaaccaaagaggtaaaggatctgtactcaaggaactacagaactctCATGAAAGgtattgaagaagacacaaaaagatggaagaccattccatgctcatggatcagaagaataaacattattaaaatgtctatactgcctagagcaatctatactttcaatgccattccgatcaaaattccacaggcatttttcaaagagctgtggcaaataatcctaaaatttgtatggaaccagaagagcccctgaattgctaaggaaatgttgaaaaacaaaaacaaaactgggggcatcatgttacctgatttcaagctttactgcaaagctatgatcaccaagacagcacggtactggcacaaaaacagacacatagaccagtggaacagagtagagagcccagatatggaccctcaactttatggtcaatgaatttttgacaaaacaggaaaaaatatacggtggaaaaaagacagtctcttcaataaatggtgttgggaaaattggacagctatatgtagaaaaatgaaactcgaccattctcttacaccacacacaaagataaactcgaaatggataaaagacctcaacgtgagacaggaatccatcagaatcctagagaagaacataggcggtaacctctttgacatcggccacagcaacttctttcaagatctgtctccaaaggcaaaagaaacaaaagcaaaaataaacttttgggacttcatcaagatcaaaagcttctgcacaacaaaggaaatagtcaaaaacacaaggaagcaacccacagaatgggagacgatattcgcaaatgacaacacagacaaagggctgctatccaggatctataaagaactcctcaaactcaacacacacaaaacagataatcatgtcaaaaaatgggcacaagacatgaacagacactgctccaataaagacatacaaatggctatcagacacatgaaacaatgttcatcatcactagacaTCAGggtgattcaaatcaaaaccacactgagataccaccttacacaagttagaatggccaaaattaacaagtcagtaaacaACGTGTAtttgggaggatgtggagaaaggggaattctcttacactgctggtgggaatgcaaattggtgcagccactatggaaaacagtgtggagattccttaagaaattcaaaatagaacttccctatgatcctgatATTGCACtttggggtatttaccccaaagatacagatgtagtgaaaagaagggccacctgtaccccaatgttcatagcagcagtggccacggtcgccaaactgtggaaagaaccaagatgccctccaatggacgaaaggataaggaagatgtggtccatatataccatgaagtattattatgcctccatcagaaagaatgaatacccaacttttctactAGCATGGATGGGAcaggaagagatcatgctgagtttcaaaagtcaagcaaagagagtcaattatcatatggttttgcttatttgtggagcaaaaggaataacatggaggatatggggagctggagagaagggagttgggggaaactggacggggagatgaaccatgagagactatggactctgaaaatcaatttgagggttttggaggggaggggtgtggcaggttgggtgagcctggtggtaaatattacagagggcacgtattgcatggagcactgtgtgtggtgcataaacaatgaattctcgaacactgaaaataaagaaataaataaaagtttaaaaaattaaaaaaagaaataaagggcattcaaatcagcaaagaagtcaaactcttcaCAGATAACGTGATACTGTTTGTTGAAACCCAAAAGATTTCACCCCAAAATTGatagaaatgagataaaaattcagcaacatggcagaatacaaaatcaatgcacagaaatctgttgcatttttgtacactaacaatgtgactgaagaaagagaaattgatcccacttatttattttttattatgttcagttagccacatAGTGAGTGTTTGAtacagtgttcaatgattcattagttaagtatataacaccaagtgctcatcacaactatAGCACCAaatagatacctaggaataaacctaaccaaagaagtcaaggatctgtactctggaaactaGAGCACACTTgggagagaaattgaggaagacataaacaaatggaaaagcatttcatgttcctggattagaaaaataaacatagttaaaatgtttatgctgcccagagcaagctacacattcaatgcaatacctatcaaaataccatcgacatttttcacagagctcgaacaaacaatcctaaaatttgtatggaacaagaaaagaccccaaatagccaaggaaatgttgaaaaaggaaaccaaagctgggagcatcacaaTGTCTGGACTTCAACCTATATTACAATActgaagacagcatggtactggcacaaaaatagacacatagatcaatggaacagaatagagagccatttctattctattctatagaatattctatattatttagaatatatatatatatagaatatatagaatattctaTAGAATAGAAacgggccctcaactctatggtcaactaatcttcaacaaatcaggaaagaatatccaatgggaaaagtgtcttcaataaatggcgctgGGCAAATTGGACAgtcccatgcagaagaataaaactggagcattctctcacaccacacacaaagataaactcaaaatggatgaaagacctaatgtgagacgagaattcatcaaaatcctagcagAGAACGTAGCAATCTCTTCAACCTTTGACaaagcaacttcttccaagacatatctctaaaggcaagggaaacaaaagcaaaaaaagaacttttgagacttcatcaggataaaaagtttcttcacagcaagtgaaacagtcaacaaaactgaaagataacctatggaatggaagaagatatttgcaaatgacataacagataaagggctggtatccaagatctataaagaacttctgaaactcaGTATCCCTccaaaaaataatccagtcaagaaataaggaaaagatatgaccagacacttttccaaagaaaacatataaatggccaacagacacatgaaaaaatgctccatatcacttgtcatccaggaaatgcaaataaaaaccataatgagatactaccttacaccagttagaatgacaaaaattaacaagacaaggaacagatgttggcaaggatgtggaaagagGAACCCTTTtaaactgctggtgggaatgtgagctggtacagccattctggagaacagtatggaggtttctcaagatgttaaaaataaaactacctatgacccagcaattgcagtactgggtatttaccccaaagatacagatgtagtgaaaagaagggacacatgaaGCCCAGTGTTTCaaagcagcaatgtctacaatagccaaactagaaggagctgagatgttcttcaacagatgaatggataaagaagatatggtccatgtatacaatggagtattacacctccatcagaaaggataaatacccaacttttgtatcaacatggatgggactggaggagattatgttgagtgaaataagtcaggcatagaaagccaattatcatatggtttcacttacttgtagaatataaagaataatatggaggacattaagagaaggaaggagaaaatgaagtggGGAAACCggaggggaagaaaaatcatgagagacggtggactccaagaaacaaactgagggtttcagaggggaagagTTTGGGGGGATATGtaagcctgatggtgggtattaaggagggcacatattgcacagagcacagggtgttatacgtaaacaatgaatcttggaacacgacatcaaaaactaatgatatattgtatagtgactaacataacacaaaaaatttgaaaaaaaattctcaaaaacaacAAGAACCAAAAAGCCCAGGACTAAACAtttgaataaacattgttaaaatgtctatactgcctagagcaatctatacttttaatgttattccgatcaaaattccaccggtattcttcaaagagctggagcaaataatcctaaaatttgtatggaatcagaagagaccccgaatcgctaaggaaatgttgaaacacaaaaataaaactgggggcatcacattacctgatttcaagctttactacaaagctgttatcaccaagacagcatggtactggcataaaacggACACATGgacaagtggaacagagtagagagcccagatatggaccctcaactctatggtcaaattatcttcaacaaaacaagaaaaaatacacagtggaaaaaagacagtctcttcaataaatggtgctgggaaaactggacagctatatgtagaagaatgaaacttaaccattctcttacaccatacacaaagataaactcaaaatggataaaagacctcaatgtgagacaggaatccatcagaatcctagaagagaacataggcagtaatctcttctatatcagccacagcaacttctttgaagatatgtctccaaaggcaaaggaaacaaaagcaaagatgaacttttgggacttcatcaaaatcaaaagcttcagcacagcaaaggaaacagtcacgaaaacaaagaggcaacccacggaatgggagaagatatttgcaaatgatagtacagacaaaacgttgatatccaggatctataatgaacttctcaaactcaacacacacaaaacagacaatcatatcaaaaaatgggcagaagatatggacagacacttctccaataaagacatacaaatggctatcagacacatgaaaaaatgctcatcatcactagccatcagggagattcaaattaaaactacattgagagatcaccttacaccagttagaatggccaaaattgacaagacaggaaacaacatgtgttggaggggatgtggaaaaaggggaaccctcttccactgttggtgggaatgcaagttggtgcaacctctttggagaacagtgtagagattcctcaagaaattaaaaatagagcttccctatgaccctgccattgcactcctgggtatttaccccaaaagatacaaatgtagtgaaaagaatggccatctgtaccccaatgtttatagcaacaatggccacagtcatcaaactgtggaaagaaccaagatgcccttcaacggatgaatggataaggaagatgtggtccacatacactatggagtattatgcctccatcagaaaggacaaatacccaacttttgtagcaacatggatgggactggaagagattatgatgagtgaaataagtcaagcagagagagtcaattatcatatggtttcacttatttgtggagcataacaaaaagcatggaggacatggggagttagagagaagggggttggggtaaattggaaggggaggtcaatcatgagagactatggactctgaaaaacaatctgaggggtttgaagtggctgggggggggaggtgggaggtcggggtaccaggtggtgagtattatagagggcacggattgcatggagcactgggtgtggtgaaaaaataatgatactgttatgctgaaaataaatacatgaaaaaaaaatcttccttaaaaaaaaaaatttaccaccATGTAAAGAGAAATTAACTCCAATACTTCTCAACTCTTCCAAAAgactgaagaggaggaaacagtacAAAATTCATATTACAAGcccagcattatcttgataccaaaaGAGATAAGGACCCtgcaagaaaaccaaaatgaaacaaaactataggccaatatccctgaagaatatgaatgcaaaaattctggACAAagtactagcaaaccaaattcaagaTTCATTCAAGAATCATGCACCATGATCAAATAGGATTTATCTCTGAGATGCAAGAATGTTTCAACatctgtaaataaatatatgtaatatatcatattaatctaatgaaagataaaaatcatatgaccgTCTCAATAGTTGCAAAAAAGgtattcaaaaaattcaaaattctttcaTGATAATGAAAAAGCTCTCAAGAAATTCTTTCAAGAAATTGAGTAGAGAATAAACATATTCCCcataataaagattatatatgaCAATCCCACAGCTAATACCAACTCAATCATGAAAAGTTGAAAGCATCTATCATCGtagagtgagacaaaccatgaaagactcttgactctgaaagaaaaatattgaaaaataatttcatttatagtagcaaaaaaaatacttaggaataaatttaacctgaaaatgaaaccaaaaactgtaagatactgatgtaagaaattaaagaagacataaataaatggaaaactacCTCACATTCATCAATTGgcagaattaatattgttaaaatgcccaaaCTACACAGAATCatatatagattcaatgcaatccctatcaaaattccagtggcattgtcacataaacagaaaaaaatttaaaattcatatggaaccatgaaaaacccaaaactacaaaaacaatcttaagaaagaacaaagtcgTTAAGTGTCACAGTCCctaatttcaaactttattacagagttatagcaatcaaaacagtatcgTACTAGAATAAATACAGACAtttagaccaatggaacagaaatgaGAGCCCAGAAAGTAATCCAAAAATATTCAATGAGctaatacatatgtatgtatctatctatgcaggcatgtatgtatgtgtgtatgtgtgcatatacataatggaatattattcagccattaagaaaaaggaaattctggcTGGCCCGAGCCCGAGTCCTGGCCTCTCATCTTACTCTCCGAACAGCATGAGCTTCACCACCCACTCCACCTTCTCTTCCAACTATCGGTCCCTGGGCTCCATGCAGTCGCCCAGCCACCGGGTCCGGCCTGTCAGCAGCGCGGCCAGCGTCTATGCAGGCGCGGGAGGCTCAGGCTCCCGGATCTCCGTATCCCGCTCCACCAGCTTCCGGAGCGGTTGGGGGTCCGGGGGCCTGGCCACGGGGTTGGCCGCCGGGATGGCCAGGGGTCTGGCCGGCATAGGGGGCATGCAGGGCGAGAAGGAGACCATGCAAGACCTGAATGACCGCCTGGCCTCCTACCTGGAGAGGGTGAGGAGCCTGGAGGCAGATAATCAGAGACTGGAGGTGAGAATCCGGGAACACCTGGAGAAGAAGGGACCCCAGGTCAGAGACTGGGGGCATTTCTTCAAGACCATCGAGGAGCTGAGGTCTCAGATTTTTGCAAGTTCTGTGGACAATGCCTGCATCATTCTGCAGATTGACAATGCCCGTCTTGCTGCTGATGACTTCAGAGTCAAGTATGAGACGGAACTGGCCATGCGCCAGTCTGTGGAGAGTGACATCCACGGGCTCCGCAAGGTCATCGATGACACCAATGTCACTAGGCTGCAGCTGGAGACAGAGATTGAGGCTCTCAAGGAGGAGTTGCTCTTTATGAAGAAGAACCATGAGGAGGAAGTAAAGGGTCTACAGAACCAAATTGCCAACTCCGGGTTGACCGTGGAGTTGGATGCCCCCAAGTCTCAGGACCTCAGCAAGATCATGGCAGACATCCGGGCCCAGTATGATGAGCTGGCTCGGAAGAACCAAGAGGAGCTGGACAAATACTGGTCCCAGCAGATTGAGGAAAGCACCACAGTGATCACCACACAGACCTCAAAGATAGGAGAGGCTGAGATGACACTCACGGAGCTGAGACGTACCGCCCAGTCCTTGGAGATCAACCTGGATTCGATGAGAAACCTGAAGGCCAGCTTAGAGAACAGCCTCAGGGAGGTCGAAACCCGCTACGCCATGCAGATGGAGCAGCTCAACGGGGTCCTGCTGCACCTGGAGTCTGAACTGTCCCAGACCCGGGCAGAGGGGCAGCGCCAGGCCCAGGAGTACGAAGCCCTGTTGAATGTCAAGGTCAAGCTGGAGGCTGAGATCGCTACCTACCGTCGCCTGCTGGAAGATGGGGAGGACTTCAATCTCAGTGACGCCCTGGACAGCAGCAGCTCCATGCAAACCATCCAGAAAACCACTACCCGCAAGATTGTGGACGGCAAGGTCGTGTCTGAGACCAATGACACCAAAGTTCTGAGGCgttgagggagcagaagcagggtatACTTTGGGGAGCAGGAGGCCAATAAAAAGTTCGAaggtcaaaaaaaagaaaagaaaaaggaaattctgccatttgtgacaacacaggtGGACCTTTAgggcattatgctaggtgaaataattcacatagagaaaaacaaatactgtatgatcttatttatatgtggaatttttaaaaatctaaatttgcaGAAACAAAGTATTATAGTGGTTGTTGGAGTCTTAAGGGTGGGGGACATGGGAAGTGTTGGTCAAAGTttacaaacttctagttacaagatgagtaagttctagggaTATAATTACAGCTTGTGACAATAGTTAACAActctgtattatatacttgaaagtgcTAAGAGATAGATCTTACacattctcaccacacacacaaagaaaggtgattatgtgaggtgatggaaatgttaaCTAACTTTACTGTGATAATTAATTTGACAACATATCTgtttatcaaatcatcacattgtatgcctcaaaacttaaaaaatattatatgttgaTTACATCTCAAAaacctgggaggaaaaaaaaagaagtcagaaaataaGGTATTCAAGAAAACAATGATTCGAAAGACTGAATTTCTTACCAGAGGCCGTAGATaccaaaaattaaacaacaatttgaaagtgctaaaagaaaataactgtcaacATAAATTTCAATATCCCTTGAAAATGTCCTAGTAATGAGCTGAAATAATTCAGATGAATTAATTAATCAGCACACATGGTAAATAAAATTCTtctggtagaaaagaaaaaaataccagaagGAAACTTGGATCATTGATTtgaaggatgcagagaaaggggaaccttcttatactgttagtgggaatgcagactggtactctggaaaatagtataaagttttcccaaaaagttaaaaataaaactaccttacaatccagcaattgcactactaggtatttaaccaaaggatacaaaaatactgattccaaGGGATACATgagccccaatgtttatag
The DNA window shown above is from Mustela erminea isolate mMusErm1 chromosome 12, mMusErm1.Pri, whole genome shotgun sequence and carries:
- the LOC116570861 gene encoding keratin, type I cytoskeletal 18-like, with product MSFTTHSTFSSNYRSLGSMQSPSHRVRPVSSAASVYAGAGGSGSRISVSRSTSFRSGWGSGGLATGLAAGMARGLAGIGGMQGEKETMQDLNDRLASYLERVRSLEADNQRLEVRIREHLEKKGPQVRDWGHFFKTIEELRSQIFASSVDNACIILQIDNARLAADDFRVKYETELAMRQSVESDIHGLRKVIDDTNVTRLQLETEIEALKEELLFMKKNHEEEVKGLQNQIANSGLTVELDAPKSQDLSKIMADIRAQYDELARKNQEELDKYWSQQIEESTTVITTQTSKIGEAEMTLTELRRTAQSLEINLDSMRNLKASLENSLREVETRYAMQMEQLNGVLLHLESELSQTRAEGQRQAQEYEALLNVKVKLEAEIATYRRLLEDGEDFNLSDALDSSSSMQTIQKTTTRKIVDGKVVSETNDTKVLRR